In Dreissena polymorpha isolate Duluth1 chromosome 11, UMN_Dpol_1.0, whole genome shotgun sequence, the genomic window aatgtttactatCGGCTGAACACTAAAAACAAACGTTAACTACAAATTAAACTCATTAAATAGATTTATAATAATTTGCTAACCTTTTATAGTAACACCAGATTAAAAAGATGACAACAATGGTGAGAGCGACACCGATAGGAACGAAGATGGCCAGGTAATACAGTGGATTCATCTTGTCACCCTCTGAAAGTACACAAAAACTATGTAAGTATCGTTCTTGGAAACTGTGAAATCAAGATCTAGaacaaaaacagtttttgtttgtaaaaagaGAAATTGATATCAACATTATTCTCGTTCTAATAAAACTGTGCATTTCGTTAAATGTCATCCTcgattatcctgtgcagttcacacaggctaatcagggacgacactttcgcgtaaacataatttttgttaagaagatatATGAACTTGTCTTTCAACGAACAATGCCATACTAGTGTAAAATGTATATGCTTATCTTGGATGTTCAACGAGCAATGCCATACTAGTGTTAAGCGTACATGCTTATCTTGGATGTTCAACGAACAATGCCATACTAGTGTAAAGTGTACATGCTTATCTTGGATGTTCATGCATTAAGAACAGTATTTTCCGAACAAGTTTATTATCAATACCTGTTTATATAATTACTATGTTGTTTATGATATGAACGTTGACTACAGACAGACCTCTCTAAAACGTTGCGAGTTCTGCACAAAGAAATCCGGGATAGTACAGAAAAGTACGGTATTAGAGATTAAACGTGCCCCTTAACCACTGCAACATTACTTTTCcctataataaacattttaataaaaccatagttgttattatttattttattatgacacatgaatattaatgttttgttttgtttgttaacaggttacattcataatgtattaaattatttaaaaatgtgacttaaatccGATGACTTTTAACGCAATATGATTTTCACCTTTCTTCTCAGCTACGGAGACATCAGTGGTCTTAGTTGTCGGAACTTGGGTTGTTGGTTGTGGTGTAGTTGTTGTTGGTTGTGGTGTAGTTGTTGGTTGTGTTGTTGCTGTTGGTTGTGTTGTTGTTGGTTGTGGGGTAGTTGTTGTTGGTGAAGTTGTAGTGGTTGTTGATGTAGTTGTAGTAAATACGGCGGGTATAATTTCTTCGCATGTGATATTCAGCAGCATGGCATGATAGGCTGGAACACAAATATTATACTTTATTAATTAAAGCAGATAACTGAGATTAAGTCTGACATGGATGAATAAAGTAGCAATATTTCTTTAAGGTCAAAATGGCTGTACTTGGCTAATAGATACAAAGATCTAACATGACATTACTCCAGCAATCCACATGCATATACAAACAATTTTAGCGTTCGTACCGGTAACACTAGTATATAATATTCAATGGTTACCTCTTGCCTTGAACCAATTTATGGCTGGTGAGTCACGTGCACCGTTCTTGTGAATATCCCTCAAAAGCACATCCGTTGTCTGTCCAGGTGACAAGGTGATGTTATGTGGGCGGTctaagttataatatataaagTTATCTTTCCAATGCTCGGTTGATTCCTTGCAACGCCGAAAGAATCCCTCGGTCGTTAATATAGCGCTGGAACACATTGCCGAGGAGGCGTTGACGTCACGGTAGTGGCTCTCCAGACGCACGTCTATCCAGTCAAGAATGAGCGTTGTCGAAGTCTGTGTATGCAGATTAGTGAGCGAACATTTGCATTCTTTGCTTGCTTTAGTTGGATCAAAGGTCTCTGTTGATCCGTCGAACCAGATATCGGTGGAGTTGGTGACTTTGTTCGTTATCTTGAAGGTTCCTCCACACATTGGCATCTTGTCAACAACTACAGATAGAGATGATTTGTAATTATAGTATCACGTGAGTACCCCTTTATTCATAATTATAgttgatttaatatttttgctTACGTAAAAACAGATTTATCAAATATCGCCCAATGCAAACATACACATGATGATTTTTGTATCGCTTATATGAATACAGAATAATGTATGTAAACCAAAGGAGAGAACACTGCAAATTGAGTGCAAGGGTGGGCAGAGTACAACACTATGCATGAATATAAATATTGTCAACAACTTTTGTAAGTAAGATAAGTTAAAATTTTGTACGTAGCTGAATCGTTATTTTAGCATTATACGCCTTCATCCCGGAACAATCATAAAGCATCTGTGTTACCTTTAAAATGTAGCCGATGTAAGCGTTTTACGTTTGCTTGTTGTGCTGATCCTTACATATGTTATGCGACCGGACATAGTATTCAAAATGTGCAATTTAACAGTCCATGACTCTCCAGTTACGTTTTCGTTTATGCCACTTACCGTTATCACACACATACTCTAGCTGCACATACGATGACGGGGCCCCTGTGGTGGTGTTGATGACCTGCCAAGGCGCCTGTATGTATGAGCAGTTGGTGCGTCCGGAGCAGTTTTGATAAGCTTGGTACGTGTGCTCCAGTGTGAATGTTGCCGTTGGATCAGTGTCCTTGTAGCTGCAGCAGTCAGGTGTTTTGCCACAGTGGTTGTCTGGTGGGCACATCTACAAGTGTCATATCTTCTAAAATGGATTCTGTGGTATTgattatacaataatttatacaTTGTTTTATATGTGTATACTTATTATTTCTAAATTGGTCATTTTGTCATATTGATTGTATGTGTATACtgattatatttgtatgttttttatttgtgaatattaaGTGTTTGaccatatttattataatgtgtatatagtttTCTGTGTAAGTTGATAAAATTTGTATATTAATTggggcatattttgaaacaaCTGGTGCAATTAATATGTGAATAACACCTATAAATGTCGCACAAAAATTGCCAGAAGAAAATGGTCGTACGTATTCTTTATACATTGTTTATGCACTTTAAACGTTTTGAATTCATACTTCTTAGGTACAGGCCATCCATTCTGGTCATAGACGACTAGAGTACAACGACATCAACATTTTAAAAGATGGCAAACCATGCAATATTTTTACCATAGCATCCTTACTTCCCGCAGTCAGGTTTGTAAACAGAATGATCGAGTTACTCAAGCATTGAAGGCTGAAGAAGTCGCAGGTGGGATTTGTACCGTAGCACGCATTGCTAATGATTGCGGGTACCTGCTGGATGCTCGAACCCACTGAAATAGTAAGTATGGACAAACTTTTAGAATTCTATATTCCAGTTCGAACCTGCGCTCAACGTCAGAACCAGGGCACGGAAAATGACTTCATTTCTGAACATCCTAAAAACAATCATGGATTTCTTCTGGAAAAACAAACTAGCGGTTCACTGCAATATGTATTTTATCGAGTTCATATGTTCAGATGAATTTCGTCCCAAAACGTTGCGTTTGCGGGCGTGTGTTTGGTACCTGACTAAATAGCAAAGATGTCGCGTTCCAGAAGCGACACTGACTATATTGTGTTGTAGATGTAGTACAGCGAGAAATTTGAAACATCGGCATAAAACCCCTCAATCAAACTAGCTAGTAGATAATGTTTCTAACATGTGAGTTGTATCTAT contains:
- the LOC127849655 gene encoding GATA zinc finger domain-containing protein 16-like; the protein is MEDEWVRASSRYPQSLAMRATMCPPDNHCGKTPDCCSYKDTDPTATFTLEHTYQAYQNCSGRTNCSYIQAPWQVINTTTGAPSSYVQLEYVCDNVVDKMPMCGGTFKITNKVTNSTDIWFDGSTETFDPTKASKECKCSLTNLHTQTSTTLILDWIDVRLESHYRDVNASSAMCSSAILTTEGFFRRCKESTEHWKDNFIYYNLDRPHNITLSPGQTTDVLLRDIHKNGARDSPAINCLSCHAAEYHMRRNYTRRIYYNYINNHYNFTNNNYPTTNNNTTNSNNTTNNYTTTNNNYTTTNNPSSDN